From the genome of Streptomyces ficellus:
TTGAGGCGGGTGCCGTCCGGCAGGAGCTTGTTCACCCGCCGGTGGACGTGACCCGCCAGCACCAGGGGCACCTCGCCGTCGGTCTGCTCGGCCGCCACCGGGTTGTGCGCCACGGCGATGTCGACCGGCGTGCCCGCGCGCGCCTGCCGGTCCAGGGACGCCGCCAGCCGGGCGCCCGCCGCCCGCTCGGCGTCGTCACCCGCCGGCACCACCGAGCGGTCCGGCGTGAACTGCGGGTCGCCGGTGCCCGCCACCCGCAGGCCGGCGACCGTGACGGCGCGGCCCCCGTCGAGGACGTGGACGTTCCGCAGGCCCTCCAGGTACCGCTGGGTGACCTGCGAGTCGTGGTTGCCGCGCACCCACACGTAGGGCGCGCCGAGGTCGCTGATCGGGTCCAGGAAACCGTTCTCGGCGGCGGTGCCGTGGTCCATGGTGTCGCCCGAGTCGATGATCACGTCGATCCGGTACTGCTCGACGAGCGAGCGGACGATCTCCCACGCGGCGGGGTTGAGGTGGATGTCCGACACGTGCAGGACCCGCATCGTCCCCGGGTCGGGCTGGTAGGTCGGCAGCGTGGAGGCGGCGTCGTACAGCTTCGTCACATTGGTGACCAGCCGGGCCAGTTCCTTCTGGTAGACGTCGAACTCACTCACGATCGAGCGGGCGTTGCCGACGACCGAGGGGGCGGAGGACAGCAGCCCGGAGAACCTGGGCTCCAGCACCGACTTCGGGTTCCACGTGGCGTACGCCGACACCCCCGCCGCCCCCAGCAACGCCAGCGCCAGCCCGCCGGCCGCGAGGGCGCGGCGCGGGCGGCGGTAGACGGCGAGCCCGAGGGCGGTGGCACCCGAGACGACCGCCACGCAGGAGCGCCAGGCCAGCTCCGTGGTGCCGTCGGCGACGTCCCGGGTGATCTCGTCCTGGAGGCCGGTGATCCGCTCGGGGTGCTCCACCAGCGCCTGGGACCGCACCGGGTCGAGCTGGTCGACGTCCACGTCGAGACGGATCGGCGCGGTGTGCGAGTCGAGCTCCAGCGCGCCCAGCGGCGACACGTTGATCTTCGTCCCGCCGTGCAGGGAGGGCCGCAGGGTCATGCTCGTGTCCACCGGCCCCACCGGCGTACGCACGCTGCCGACGATCAGCAGGCCGAGCCACGCGCCGAACAGCACCACGACGACGAGACCGAAGGCTCGTGCATACGGGTGAGGGGTGTGGACCAGGCTGAAGGTGGGGGCGGTGCGACGGGAGCGGTAGTGGCGCAGCAGGCGGGCGTAGGTGGTGCTGAGGGCAGCTCGGGCGGCCATGGGCGGCGTATGCCCATGCGAACGGGTCACTATGCCCGGCCATCCGGGACAATGGCGGCGTGCTGGAGATGACACGCGAGGAGTTCGAGGAACTGGTCGCCGAGGCGCTGGACAGGATCCCGCCGGAGCTGACGCGGCTGATGGACAACGTCGCGGTGTTCGTGGAGGACGAGCCGCCCTCGGACGATCCGGAGCTGCTGGGTCTCTACGAGGGGACCCCGCTGACCGACCGGGGCGAGTGGTACGCGGGCGTCCTGCCCGACCGGATCACCATCTACCGCGGGCCGACGCTGCGGATGTGCGAGTCGCGCGAGGACGTGGTCGCCGAGACGGAGGTGACCGTCGTGCACGAGATCGCCCACCACTTCGGGATCGACGACGAGCGGCTGCACGAGCTGGGCTACGGCTGACGGGGACGCGGCTGACGGGGACGCGGCCGCGCCCGATGCCGGGGCGGGCGGGCGTGTCCCTTGCGGGGCTTGGGGAGTTGGGCAGGGAAACCCCCGTCCCGCACCCCCGGAGGTGCCCTCGTGCGCCATTTGCCCGCCCCCGTCCGATGGGCCGTCACCGCGCTGGCGGTCGCGG
Proteins encoded in this window:
- a CDS encoding metallophosphoesterase family protein, which translates into the protein MAARAALSTTYARLLRHYRSRRTAPTFSLVHTPHPYARAFGLVVVVLFGAWLGLLIVGSVRTPVGPVDTSMTLRPSLHGGTKINVSPLGALELDSHTAPIRLDVDVDQLDPVRSQALVEHPERITGLQDEITRDVADGTTELAWRSCVAVVSGATALGLAVYRRPRRALAAGGLALALLGAAGVSAYATWNPKSVLEPRFSGLLSSAPSVVGNARSIVSEFDVYQKELARLVTNVTKLYDAASTLPTYQPDPGTMRVLHVSDIHLNPAAWEIVRSLVEQYRIDVIIDSGDTMDHGTAAENGFLDPISDLGAPYVWVRGNHDSQVTQRYLEGLRNVHVLDGGRAVTVAGLRVAGTGDPQFTPDRSVVPAGDDAERAAGARLAASLDRQARAGTPVDIAVAHNPVAAEQTDGEVPLVLAGHVHRRVNKLLPDGTRLKIEGSTGGGGLRALERDEPEKVHASVLYLDRDTRRLQAWDEITLGGLGLTTAEVSRHVPEESPPAGPTGTPSAPASRGPSPSRTP
- a CDS encoding metallopeptidase family protein — translated: MLEMTREEFEELVAEALDRIPPELTRLMDNVAVFVEDEPPSDDPELLGLYEGTPLTDRGEWYAGVLPDRITIYRGPTLRMCESREDVVAETEVTVVHEIAHHFGIDDERLHELGYG